Sequence from the Angustibacter luteus genome:
TAGGGCTCGTCGAACAGGGTCAGCTCGGCCCGCGAGGCCAGTCCGACGACCACCCCCAGCGCCGAGCGCATCCCGCGGGAGAGCTTGCGGACCCGGCGTCCGAGCGGGAGGTCGTACTCGGCGAGCAGGTGGCGGGCGAACGCCTCGTCCCAGCGCGGGTGCAGCAGCCGGGCCGCAGCAATCACGTGGCAGACGCGGTACGCGTCCGGGTAGGTCTGCCCCTCGGCCACGAAGCAGGTGCGGGCCAGGACGTCCGGGTTCTCGTACGGGTCCTCGCCGAACAGCCGGACCTGACCCGACGTCGGCCGGTCCTGGCCGGTGAGCAGCTGCATGAGCGTGGTCTTCCCGGCGCCGTTGCGACCCAGCAGCCCGTGGATGCGTCCCGGCTCGAGGGCGAGGTCGACGTCCTGGACCGCTGTGACCTCGCGGTAGCGGCGGGTCAGGCCACTGGTCTGTACGACCGGCTGGGTGCTCATGAGCCCACCACCGCGTCGTCCAGCAGGCTCTTGATCTCGTCCGGCCCCAGGCCGAGCCTGCGCGCCTCGGCGACCAGCGGGTCGACGTACTGGCGCGCGAAGTCCGCCCGCCGCCGCTGCCGCAGCAGGTCGCGCGCCCCTGCGCTGACGAACATGCCGATACCCCGTCTCTTGTAGAGGACCCCGTCGGCGACCAGGCGGTTGATGCCCTTGAGCGCCGTGGCGGGGTTGATGCGGTGAAAGGCGGCGAGCTCGTTCGTCGAGGGGACCTGGTCCTCCTCGGCGAGGCTGCCGTCGATGATCGCGGACTCGATCTGCTCGGTGATCTGCACGAACAGCGGCCGGTCCTCGAACACCATCACCGGTTCCTTGGTTGGTTACTCACGTAACTAACCATGCAACCACCCCGGCCCCCTGTCAACCAGAAAGCGGGAAATCCGGGGTCATGTGCGCCGAATGAGCCCGGATAGCGGGACATCTGCGGGTTACGGGAGGGTGCGGACGGCGCGCGCCTGCTCCGCGCGGACGGCGAGCTCGTCGTCCGGCGGGTAGACGACCTCCTCCAGCGACAGGCCGTGGGGCGGCATCACCGCGACCGCCGCGTCCCGGGCGCCGGCGGCCAGCACCTGCGCGGGCCACTCGACCGGACGTCGTCCCTGGCCGACCGGCACCACGGCACCGACCAGGGACCGCACCATCGAGTGGCAGAACGCGTCGGCGACGACCCGGGCGGCCAGCGTCCCGTCGTCCTGGCGGCACCACGAGTACTCGAGCAGGGTGCGGACGGTGGTGGCGCCGTCGCGCCGCTTGCAGAACGCCGCGAAGTCCTGCAGGCCGAGCAGCAGCTGGGACGCGTCGTGCATGGCCTGCTCGTCCAGCGGCTCCTTCAGCACGACCGTGTCGACCCGGCGCAGCGGGTCCAGCCGCGCCGGCCCGTCGCAGATCCGGTAGCGGTACCGCCGGCGCATCGCCGCGAACCGCGCGTCGAAGCCGGGTGGGGCGACCTGCACCGCCCGCACCACGACGTCCGACGGCAGGACGCCGGCCAGCCGGGTCACAGACGCCGCCTCGGGCGTGCGGTCGGACCGGCCGGGCAGGGCGGCCCACGCGTCGACGGCGACGTCCGCGTGCGCGACCTGGCCGCGTGCGTGCACCCCGGCGTCCGTGCGACCGGCCACCGTGAGCCGGACCGGCTGGTCCGCCCGCAGCACGGTGGTGAGCGCCCGGGACAGCTCGTCCTCGACCGTGCGCCGCCCGGGCTGGGCCGCCCACCCGGAGAAGTTGGTGCCGTCGTACGCGAGGTCGATCCGCAGGCGCACGGTCTCGGCCTCGCTCATGCCGGCAAGGCTATCCGCCGACCGCCACCACCCACCCTCGGTGGCGCAGGGCGCGGTCAGCGCGGGACGGCGAGAGCCCGCCACCCGAGGTCGGGTGACGGGCTCTCGTGCGAGCTCAGCGAGGGCTCAGGCGTCCTTGTCGGACTCCTCAGCGGTCTCGGCCTCAGCGGCCTCCTCGGCGTCGGGCATGGAGCCCGGGGCCTCGAAGCCAGCGGCCTCGGCGGCCTCCTGGGTGGCGAACCACACCTCGGCCTCGGTCTGCTCGAACCACGGGGACTCTTCGGTGTGGTACTTCTTCGAGTCCTCGTTGCCCTTGATCGGGAAGCCTTCCGGCGCGGAGCCGTCGGCCAGCGGGGCGTGCGAGCCCTCGCCGTACGGCGCCTCGGTCGCCTCGGCCGCACCCTCGGTGGCCTCTGCCGCCGGAGCCGCCTTCTTCGCCGTGGACTTCTTGGCCGCCGACTTCTTGGCCGCCCGCTTCGTCGCGCCCTCGGCCTCCTTCACGGTGGCCTGCTTGGCGGACAGCGGCTCGCGGACGAGCTCGATGACGGCCATCGGCGCGTTGTCGCCCTTGCGCGGGGCGATCTTGGTGATGCGGGTGTAGCCACCCTGGCGGTCGGCCACGTCGGGCGCGATCTCGGTGAACAGGCGGTGCACGACGCTCTTGTCGCTGATCACCGCGAGCACCCGGCGACGGGCGTGCAGGTCACCGCGCTTGGCGAAGGTCACCAGCCGCTCGGCGAGCGGACGCAGCCGCTTCGCCTTGGCCTGGGTGGTCGTGATGCGGTCGTGCTCGAAGAGCGCCTGGGCGAGGTTGGCCAGGATGAGCCGCTCGTGCGCCGGGCCGCCGCCGAGGCGCGGACCCTTCGTGGGCGTGGGCATGGTGGTCGATCTCCTACCGGTCGGTCACGGGGTTCGGGTCAGGTCCGGATCAGTCCGGCTCAGTACTGCTCGTCCTCGGCGTAGGCCGCGTCGTCGTCCGCGCCGTACGCCTCGACAGCAGCGGCCGGGTCGAACCCGGGCGGGCTGTCCTTGAGCTGCAGCCCCATGCCGACGAGCTTGGCCTTGACCTCGTCGATCGACTTGGCGCCGAAGTTGCGGATGTCGAGCAGGTCCGCCTCGCTACGACCCACGAGCTCACCCACGGTGTGGATGCCCTCGCGCTTGAGGCAGTTGTAGGAGCGGACCGTGAGGTCGAGCTCCTCGATCGGCAGCGCGAGGTCCGCAGCCAGCGCGGCGTCCGTCGGCGACGGACCCATGTCGATGCCCTCGGCCTCGACGTTCAGCTCACGGGCCAGGCCGAACAGCTCGACCAGCGTCTTGCCGGCCGAGGCCATGGCGTCGCGGGGGGAGATGCTGGACTTGGTCTCGACGTCGACCACGAGGCGGTCGAAGTCGGTGCGCTGCTCGACGCGGGTGGCCTCGACCTTGTAGGTCACCTTGAGCACCGGCGAGTAGATCGAGTCGACCGGGATGCGGCCGATCTCGGCGTCGCCGGACTTGTTCTGCGCGGCGGAGACGTAGCCGCGGCCACGCTCGACGGTGAGCTCCATCTCGAGCTTGCCCTTCGCGTTCAGCGTGGCGAAGTGCAGGTCCGGGTTGAGGATCTCGACGCCGGCCGGCGGGGCGATGTCAGCAGCGGTGACCGCGCCGGGGCCCTGCTTGCGCAGGTACATGACGACGGGCTCGTCGTGCTCGCTGGAGACGACCAGCGCCTTCACGTTGAGGATGAGCTCAGTGACGTCCTCCTTGATCCCAGGGATCGTGGAGAACTCGTGCAGCACGCCGTCGATGCGGATGCTCGTCACGGCCGCGCCCGGGATGGACGACAGCAGCGTGCGACGGAGGGAGTTGCCGAGGGTGTAGCCGAAACCGGGCTCCAGCGGCTCGATGACGAACCGCGAGCGGGCGTCGTCGACGCTGTCCTCGGTGAGCTGGGGACGCTGTGCGATCAGCACTGGTGTTCTTCCTTCCCACGGGTGTCCGCCATATGACACCTCGCGAATCCCCGCACGGACTCTGTCCGCCGTGCCGGGTGTGCCGGACGCCGGTCCGCGCCGCAGGTGCGCGCGGACCGACGTCCGTCAGTGGTTCAGTTCTTCGAGTACAGCTCGACGATCAGCTGCTCCTGGACGGGCGTGTCGATGACCTGCCGGGCCGGGAGCGAGTGAACGAGGATGCGCATCTGGGTCGGAATCGCCTCGAGCCACGCGGGCACGGTGCGCTCGCCGGCCTCGGCGCGAGCGACGACGAACGGCGTCATCTCGTGCGAGCGCTGGCGGACCTCGATGATGTCCTTCTCGCGGACCCGGTACGACGGGATGTCGACCTTGACGCCGTTCACGAGCAGGTGGCCGTGGCGGACCAGCTGGCGCGCCATGTCACGGGACTTGGCGAAGCCAGCCCGGTACACGACGTTGTCCAGCCGGGTCTCGAGGATGCGCAGCAGGTTCTCGCCGGTCTTGCCGGTGGAACGGTGCGCCTCCTCGTAGTAGCCGCGGAACTGCTTCTCGAGGACGCCGTACATGCGCGCAGCCTTCTGCTTCTCGCGCATCTGGAGCAGGTACTCGGACTCCTTGGTCCGGGCACGACCGTGCATACCCGGGGGGTACGGACGGATCTCGATGGGGCACTTCGGCCCATCGCACTTGGAGCCCTTGAGGAAGAGCTTGGTCTTCTCGCGACGGCAGCGCTTGCAGTCTGCGCCGGTGTAACGCGCCATGTGGCTGGTTCTCCTTGGTGAAGGCGCTAGTGGGTCAGGTGGCGCAGCTCAGACGCGGCGGCGCTTGGGAGGACGGACACCGTTGTGCGGCACCGGGGTCACGTCCTGGATCGAGCCGACCTCGAGGCCGGTCGCGGTCAACGAGCGGATCGCGGTCTCGCGACCGGAACCCGGGCCCTTCACGAACACGTCGACCTTGCGCATGCCGTGCTCCATCGCGCGACGAGCAGCGGCTTCGGCGGCCATCTGCGCGGCGAACGGGGTGGACTTGCGCGAGCCCTTGAAGCCCACCTGGCCGGCCGAGGCCCAGGCGATGACGGCTCCGGTCGGGTCGGTGATCGACACGATCGTGTTGTTGAAGGTGCTCTTGATGTGAGCGTGCCCGTGGGCGATGTTCTTCTTCTCCTTGCGGCGCACCTTCTTGGCGCCCGCAGCGGTACGGCCCTTGGGAGGCATCTGCTGGTTACTCCTACGTTCGAGGTACGGGACCCGTGCGCGTCAGCACACGGCGGGGGCTGGCTACTTGCGGCCGGCCTTCTTCTTGCCGGCCACCGTGCGCTTGGGCCCCTTGCGGGTGCGCGCGTTGGTCTTGGTGCGCTGTCCGCGCACCGGCAGGCCACGGCGGTGCCGCAGCCCCTCGTAGCTACCGATCTCGACCTTGCGGCGGATGTCGGCAGCAACCTCGCGACGCAGGTCGCCCTCGAGCTTGAAGCTCGCCTCGAGGTGGTCACGCAGCTTGACGAGGTCTTCGTCGGTCAGGTCGCGCACGCGCACGTCCGGGCTGACCCCGGTCGCCACGAGCGTCTGCTGGGCGCGGGTGCGCCCAACGCCGAAGATGTAGGTGAGCGCGATCTCGACGCGCTTGTCGCGCGGGAGGTCGACGCCGATCAGACGTGCCATCTGGCGGTGTCTCCTGGTCTGTCGTCACGGAGGTCTGGAGCAGCACCGGTCCCCACCGTTCGAGGTGGGGTCCCCGGCCTCCGTGGCCGGGGGTGGCGTCCGACGCTCTCGCGTCAGGGTCGGGTGCTGCGGCTGTCGTTTCGTTGTGTCGTGAAGCCCTGCTGTGCTGCGGTGCTGCTCAGCCCTGGCGCTGCTTGTGGCGCAGGTTCTCGCAGATCACCATGACCCGGCCGTTGCGGCGGATCACCTTGCACTTGTCGCAGATCTTCTTGACGCTCGGCTTGACCTTCATCGCCCTGCTGTCTGCTCGTGGTGGTCAGTCGGACTGTCGTGCTGGTGGTGCTGGTGGTGCGGGACTGCGGACCTCAGCGGTACCGGAAGACGATCCGGCCACGGGTGAGGTCGTACGGGCTGAGCTCGACGACCACGCGGTCCTCGGGGAGGATCCGGATGTAGTGCTGACGCATCTTTCCTGAGATGTGCGCCAGCACCTTGTGGCCGTTGCTCAGCTCGACGCGGAACATCGCGTTCGGCAGAGCCTCGACGATCGTGCCTTCGATCTCGATGACACCGTCCTTCTTCGCCATGTCCTCCGCAATCCGTTGTGTCGTGGGCCGCCCGCACGCGGACGAACCCCCAGGTGGTGGTGCTGCAGCGCACGCGTGACAGCGTCCTCATGCCGCCAGAACCAGCCGCGGGACGGGGCGAGGACGAGGGTGCTCGTGAGCCGACACAGCAGAATACGCCAGATCGTGCTCAGACCCCAAATGCGACCGTGCTCAGACGGTCAGCACGCCCCCCTCGAAGGCTTGCTGCGTCCCGCCGCCGTCCACCGCGGTCGCCGGTCCCACGGGGTATCCCCACCGGCCCGTCTCCGCGCCGTCCTGCTTCCAGCGGGTGAAGACCGCGCCGGTCACGGACTGCGTGGTCGTGCTCGTGGTGTCCGCGATCACGCCGCGCTCGAAGTACTGGATCCACCGGTCGCTGCTGACCACGCGGTCCTTGACCGGGAACCCCAGGGCGCTCTTCTCGCCGCCCAGCGCCTTCCAGACCGTGTAGGAGGTGCCGCTGAGGTAGGCGGTCACCGAGCTGGTCGTGTCCGCGATCACGCCGTGCTCGAAGTACTGGATCCACCGGTCGCTGCTGACGACGCGGTTCGTGATCGGGTAGCCGAGCACCCCGGAGTAGCCGCCCAGCTGGCGCCAGCGGCCGTACGCGACGCCGAGCACCAGGGCGGTCGCCGAGCTGGCGGTGTCGGCGATCCCGCCCTTGTCGAAGTACTGGACCCACTTGCCGGACGTCACCACCTTGTCGCCGCGCGGGTAGCCCAGGCTCCCCCGCTCGCGGCCCTGGGCGACCCACACGGTGTAGGCGTAGCCGAAGACCGCGTGCGCCCCGTTCTCGGGCCGCCAGCTGATCGCTCCGTGCTGGTAGTTCACGTACTTGCCGATGCCGTCGCCGACCGCGCGGTCAGGTCCGGTGGACGCGCCCAGGGGCGAACCCAGCGACCCGAGCGCGTCGTACTTGCGCGAGATCGGGCTGCACCCCTGCAGGCACGGCGCGTTGTGCTCCGCCGTCGCGTTGTCGCTGAGCGAGGTCGTGGTGCAGTTCGCCCACTTGTACGGCGCCACGCAGCTCACCACCCGGCAGGCCACCCCGCCACTGCACTTCACGTGCGTGTTGCACTGCCCGTAGCGGAAGGCGTTGCAGCACACCCGACGCTGGTCGCAGGTGGACTTGGAGCCGCACTTGCAGCTGCAGCTCCAGCAGCCGGAGCTGCAGATGTTGTCGTCCGAGCAGCCCGACGTGCACTTCGAGCAGCTCGCGTTGCAGTCGGTGATGTAGCGGTAGCCGCCGCAGCACCACGACGAGTCGGCAGCCTTCCACCAGCCGGCCGCGAACGTGCCGGGCGGGCAGGCGTTGACGCCCTTGTTGATCGTGCAGCACATCACCGTGTAACCCGCCGCGCACGACGCGGCCGGGCCGCACCCCACGGCGGCGGAGGCGGTCATCGGGGTGAGCACGTAGTTGCGTGGGTCGACGACGATCGCCGACCCGACCACCGCCGTCCGCACGAGGAAGCCGCGGCGGCTGAACCGGCCCAGCCGGTTCGAGACCCGCTCGACCAGTCGCATCGTGGGGCTGCTGGCGGTCGTCGCCTCCTGCAGGGTGGTCACGGCAGGGCTCCTGTCCGCAGCATCTCGGTCCTGCTGGCGACCCGCACCGACCGCACCATCGCCTGCGCCCGAGGCACGGTCGCCATCCGCCGCGAGTGCGCCCCGAGGACGACGAACAGGCAGAACGCCCGACCACCCTCGGAGAAGAAGTGCTGGGCCGCGCTGACTCCGGGGTAGGACCGGGCCAACCGGTTCGTGGCGAACTGCGACGGCCGCAGCGCCGGCCGGCCCTGCCGCGCGAACAGGCCCTGGTCGGCCACCTCGGTGCCGTAGTCGATCAGCGAGACGAAGACGTCGTCGGCGCCGAGCAGGTCGATCACCCCCGAACCGAAGTCCCCTCGGACGGCGGGCAGCGGCCGGGTGCAGGCGTGCAGCACCGGGTGGGTGACCTCGTCGGCGCCCAGCGGCTCGCGGCGGAAGACCCGTGTCTCCCAGCCGTGCTCGGCCGGCACCGTCAACCCGTACCTGGACGCCATCGTCAGCTCCATCCCGAGGCGACCACGACGGTCGCGGTCAGCACCAGCGCGCCCCGCGCCAGCCGGTCCACCGGTCGGGCCCAGCGGTCGAGCCGGGCGAAGAACCGGTGCAGGTCACCGGGCGAGTGCACGCCGTGCAGCGCCAGGATCGGCAACCCGCGGGCCACCCCGAAGACCAGGCCGAGCAGGAGCCCCACCCACAGCTGTCCCGACCACGCCGCCAGCAGCAGCACCGCGTACACCGTCGAGCTGGTGACGATCGTCATCACCCCGGCACCGAGCTGCAGACCGAAGCCCAGGCCGTAGACCCAGCCGCGGTAGCGGGTCAGCCACGCCTCGTCGACCTGGCGCTTCCAGGACGGCAGGCCGTGCCCGCGGGCCCGCAGATCCAGGGCCAGGCCGACCAGCACCCCGATCGCCACGAGCACCGCGGCGGCCACCGAGTCACGCCAGGACGCCGGCAGCGCGCTGCCCAGGGCAGCGGCCAGCGTCCCGGCGACCGCACCGCCGACCAACGACCCGACGAGGTAGGCGGTGACGGTCAGTCCCCACCGGGCACCACGGGCCCGCTCACCGAGCGGGCTGATGCTGGACAGCATCGACTCACCTCAAGGTGACCAGGTCGAGCGCACCGCGGCCACGAGGGCCAGCGGCAGCCCGACGACGACGGCGACGAGCTGGGGGGTCATGGCTGACCCGGCTCGTCGTCCGGTGGACCGGGGTTCTCGTACATGCTCTGGTGACCCGGGTGGATCCCGGCCCCCAGCAGCTCACGGTCGATCCGGGCCAGATCCGCGTAGTCCTGCAACGGGTCCAGCCCACCTGCGCCGGCCCCGGGCCCGATCGGGCCCGGTCCGGTGCGGCCCGCGCGGCGACGCGCGTCCGCGGTGTCCGCGACCGCCTGGCCCATCAGGTCGCGCACCTGGGCCCAGGTGGTCGACGAGCCCTCGCCGGTGATCAGTCCGTCCTCGACGTACACGAAGTACGGCGAGCCGGGCACGCCGTAGTCGGTCCAGACCGCATCGGACTGGACGACCTCGAGCCGGTCCCGGGCCAGGTCGCGCAGCCGCGACACGCTCTCCTCCTGAGGACCCTTGGTCACGACGACGAGCCGGCCCTGGCCGGGGACGTCCGGCGTTCCGACGGACAGCTCGTCCCAGAAGGTCTGGCAGACCGAGCACCCGCTCGACAGGAACGCCAGCAGGGTGCGCCGCCCACCACCGGCGACGGGGATGGTCACCTCGTCGCCGTCCAGCGTCGTCCCGATCACCGCGGCCGCCCGGACGCTGGCCGGGCGGGTGGCCGGCATGATGCCGGTCTCGAGGTCGACGTCCACCGGGCCGGTGCCGGATCCGTGCTGGTGCGCGGCCTCCCCCGCCGCACCCGCCGTCGCGCCGGGCTTCTCGAGGTCGAGGCCGGCACCCAGCTCGTGCAACGCGCGCAGGATCAGCGCGTGGCTGCGGAGCAGGCCGACCACGAGCAGGGCGAGCAGCGCGATGGCCGCACCTTCGGCGACGACGACAGCGAGCACGGATCAACCTCTCTGCGGGGCGGTGGCCGAGCGCACCGCGCTCGGGGTGACGGTGGGCAGGACGGCGATGACCAGGTAGCTCAGCCAGGTGAGCAGGACGGCGAAGCCGAGGACGGCGACGGCCAGCGCCGGGTCGTCCGTCGCGGCCGCCCACCAGGTGCCCGCGGGCGGGTCGAGCGCCACCGCGACGCCGGACGCCGCCAGCAGGCCGGTGACCACGAGATGCGCTCGGGTGGGTGGGGTGTCCGGGCGGCCGAAGCAGCCACAGGAACCGAGGACCCCGCCGCGGGACAGGGCCAGGGCGACGAAACCGGTGAACACGAGGTAGGCGACCGCGACCAGGACGGCGGTCAGCCGGCCGGGGCGCACCAGGGCCAGGACGCCCCCGAGCACCTCCGCGGCGGCCGCGGCGCGGACCGGCGTGCGCCCGGCCGGCAGTCCGACGGAGCGGACCGCCCGGACGAGCGGCAGTGGATCACGCAGCTTGGGGAGGCCGGCCAGGACCAGCAGCACGGCGGCCGCCAGGTAGGCGCAGACGGCGATGTTCCCCATGCGGCTCGACGCTACACGGTCGGTGTCGCCGCAACCGTTAGCCGAGGGGGGCGAATGCGGCACCGAGCTCGGCGAGCCTCTGCGCGCCGCCGTCCAACGCCGTCAGCACCCACAGGCCGTCGTCGCCGACCGCCACGGTGTGCTCGAAGTGGGCCGCCCGCGACCCGTCCAGGCTCACCACCGTCCAGTCGTCCGCCAGCACGCGGGTCTGGGCCGACCCGCGGGTCAGCATGGGCTCGATCGCGACGACCAGCCCCGACCGGACCCGCACACCCTTGTCGCGCACGCGGTAGTTCGGCACCTGCGGGTCCTGGTGCATCTCGGTGCCGATGCCGTGGCCGACGTACTCCTCGACGATGCCGTATCCCGCGTCGGCACCCAGCACCGTGTCCTCGACGGCGGCACCGACCGCGTGCAGCCGCTCACCCACCGCCAGGGCCGCGATCCCCCGCCACATCGACTCCTCGGTCACCCGCAGCAGGTCCAGGTCCGCCGGGTCGGCCTGCGCTTCGTCGCCGACCACCACGGTGATCGCCGAGTCGCCGTGCCAGCCGTCGACGATGGCGCCGCAGTCGATGGAGACCAGGTCACCGTCGGCGAGCCGGCGCTGGCCGGGCACACCGTGCACGATCTCGTCGTTCACCGAGATGCACACCGTGCCGGAGAACGGCGGGTGCCCGTAGCCGAGGAAGCTGGGGGTCGC
This genomic interval carries:
- a CDS encoding sulfite exporter TauE/SafE family protein, with translation MLSSISPLGERARGARWGLTVTAYLVGSLVGGAVAGTLAAALGSALPASWRDSVAAAVLVAIGVLVGLALDLRARGHGLPSWKRQVDEAWLTRYRGWVYGLGFGLQLGAGVMTIVTSSTVYAVLLLAAWSGQLWVGLLLGLVFGVARGLPILALHGVHSPGDLHRFFARLDRWARPVDRLARGALVLTATVVVASGWS
- the infA gene encoding translation initiation factor IF-1, with translation MAKKDGVIEIEGTIVEALPNAMFRVELSNGHKVLAHISGKMRQHYIRILPEDRVVVELSPYDLTRGRIVFRYR
- the rpsM gene encoding 30S ribosomal protein S13; translation: MARLIGVDLPRDKRVEIALTYIFGVGRTRAQQTLVATGVSPDVRVRDLTDEDLVKLRDHLEASFKLEGDLRREVAADIRRKVEIGSYEGLRHRRGLPVRGQRTKTNARTRKGPKRTVAGKKKAGRK
- the rpmJ gene encoding 50S ribosomal protein L36; the protein is MKVKPSVKKICDKCKVIRRNGRVMVICENLRHKQRQG
- a CDS encoding DNA-directed RNA polymerase subunit alpha, coding for MLIAQRPQLTEDSVDDARSRFVIEPLEPGFGYTLGNSLRRTLLSSIPGAAVTSIRIDGVLHEFSTIPGIKEDVTELILNVKALVVSSEHDEPVVMYLRKQGPGAVTAADIAPPAGVEILNPDLHFATLNAKGKLEMELTVERGRGYVSAAQNKSGDAEIGRIPVDSIYSPVLKVTYKVEATRVEQRTDFDRLVVDVETKSSISPRDAMASAGKTLVELFGLARELNVEAEGIDMGPSPTDAALAADLALPIEELDLTVRSYNCLKREGIHTVGELVGRSEADLLDIRNFGAKSIDEVKAKLVGMGLQLKDSPPGFDPAAAVEAYGADDDAAYAEDEQY
- the rpsD gene encoding 30S ribosomal protein S4 yields the protein MARYTGADCKRCRREKTKLFLKGSKCDGPKCPIEIRPYPPGMHGRARTKESEYLLQMREKQKAARMYGVLEKQFRGYYEEAHRSTGKTGENLLRILETRLDNVVYRAGFAKSRDMARQLVRHGHLLVNGVKVDIPSYRVREKDIIEVRQRSHEMTPFVVARAEAGERTVPAWLEAIPTQMRILVHSLPARQVIDTPVQEQLIVELYSKN
- a CDS encoding GntR family transcriptional regulator, which codes for MVFEDRPLFVQITEQIESAIIDGSLAEEDQVPSTNELAAFHRINPATALKGINRLVADGVLYKRRGIGMFVSAGARDLLRQRRRADFARQYVDPLVAEARRLGLGPDEIKSLLDDAVVGS
- the rplQ gene encoding 50S ribosomal protein L17, with protein sequence MPTPTKGPRLGGGPAHERLILANLAQALFEHDRITTTQAKAKRLRPLAERLVTFAKRGDLHARRRVLAVISDKSVVHRLFTEIAPDVADRQGGYTRITKIAPRKGDNAPMAVIELVREPLSAKQATVKEAEGATKRAAKKSAAKKSTAKKAAPAAEATEGAAEATEAPYGEGSHAPLADGSAPEGFPIKGNEDSKKYHTEESPWFEQTEAEVWFATQEAAEAAGFEAPGSMPDAEEAAEAETAEESDKDA
- the map gene encoding type I methionyl aminopeptidase, which encodes MIGRDRIQYKSPDQVRLMRRAGVLVGQTLQRLRESAVAGVTTGELNALAERTIREAGATPSFLGYGHPPFSGTVCISVNDEIVHGVPGQRRLADGDLVSIDCGAIVDGWHGDSAITVVVGDEAQADPADLDLLRVTEESMWRGIAALAVGERLHAVGAAVEDTVLGADAGYGIVEEYVGHGIGTEMHQDPQVPNYRVRDKGVRVRSGLVVAIEPMLTRGSAQTRVLADDWTVVSLDGSRAAHFEHTVAVGDDGLWVLTALDGGAQRLAELGAAFAPLG
- the rpsK gene encoding 30S ribosomal protein S11 — its product is MPPKGRTAAGAKKVRRKEKKNIAHGHAHIKSTFNNTIVSITDPTGAVIAWASAGQVGFKGSRKSTPFAAQMAAEAAARRAMEHGMRKVDVFVKGPGSGRETAIRSLTATGLEVGSIQDVTPVPHNGVRPPKRRRV
- a CDS encoding MauE/DoxX family redox-associated membrane protein, with product MGNIAVCAYLAAAVLLVLAGLPKLRDPLPLVRAVRSVGLPAGRTPVRAAAAAEVLGGVLALVRPGRLTAVLVAVAYLVFTGFVALALSRGGVLGSCGCFGRPDTPPTRAHLVVTGLLAASGVAVALDPPAGTWWAAATDDPALAVAVLGFAVLLTWLSYLVIAVLPTVTPSAVRSATAPQRG
- a CDS encoding ABC transporter ATP-binding protein is translated as MSTQPVVQTSGLTRRYREVTAVQDVDLALEPGRIHGLLGRNGAGKTTLMQLLTGQDRPTSGQVRLFGEDPYENPDVLARTCFVAEGQTYPDAYRVCHVIAAARLLHPRWDEAFARHLLAEYDLPLGRRVRKLSRGMRSALGVVVGLASRAELTLFDEPYLGLDAVARQLFYDRLLGDFAEHPRTVVLSTHLIDEVADLLEHVVLVDHGQVLVDADADELRAGAVVISGPSAVVAEVVNGRRVLHCEQMAGLARVTVRTRAADDVRTQARTAGLTVEPLSLQQLVIRTTQAGGCAKPAGSELTPSAHHEQEVSR
- the truA gene encoding tRNA pseudouridine(38-40) synthase TruA, with amino-acid sequence MSEAETVRLRIDLAYDGTNFSGWAAQPGRRTVEDELSRALTTVLRADQPVRLTVAGRTDAGVHARGQVAHADVAVDAWAALPGRSDRTPEAASVTRLAGVLPSDVVVRAVQVAPPGFDARFAAMRRRYRYRICDGPARLDPLRRVDTVVLKEPLDEQAMHDASQLLLGLQDFAAFCKRRDGATTVRTLLEYSWCRQDDGTLAARVVADAFCHSMVRSLVGAVVPVGQGRRPVEWPAQVLAAGARDAAVAVMPPHGLSLEEVVYPPDDELAVRAEQARAVRTLP